CCCTTTGAAAGATCATATGTTCTCATGACTTCAAGTGTTGTCTTTTCATGGATGACTCATATTTACATAATTAGGCATAGCCTCATTTTTCTGAGCTTTAGTCCTTTACTTCTAACAACCTCCCTCCCATCAGTACCCCAGAAATTTTCTCTTGGACATTTCATTATCATCTCAAACTTTATAATCTATTTCAGCTCTAAACTCATTTATGCCTTAGAACCAACTCACACCGTTGGGACTGTTTCGGATGTCATGTGGAAAGCTTTGGTGAGGAAGCGCAGACACAGTCAGCTGACCGAGAACCCATGAAAGGACGTGTTGTTAGCCTACCTGGACGGAGACAGGGGAGTGGGGGTGACGAGGGGGCTGGTCGGGtttacaacctaggcccctgCAAGGGTGGCGGAGGAGGAGGTAAGAAGCACATGTGGGGCTGTGAAATCCAGAGCAGAGGAACAGGGCGTCCCAGGATGCGCGAAATTGGAAGTTTCAAAACAGAAGGCACGAAAAGCAGAAGCAGCAAGGGCCGTTGAGGGCAGCTGAGAACCGTCCGTGAGGAAGTGGAAGGGGACTGCAGTGCGGAAGGGGCCGGCCCTTGCAGAGGCTAGGGCGGCGGTGACCAGCCCAAACTGGGGGAGCAGCCTTAGCAGCTGCAGGGACGGCCAGGGCGGGACTCACTCAGAAGGGAAACTTAGGACTCAGCCAGGCACGGTGACTAGGCACCAAACGTCATTTCTTTCATGCTATTACATGGACCCGAAGTCCTCATTTCCCAGGCTCAAAGAATTGAGCGGATTCCCCTCGATCTGTGGGTCACTAAGGGCAGTGCTATTCACCTCTTACCCTGGTCCTTCCTGCTGACCTTTACTTCCCAGCACTAAGACTGTCATATCTCCCCTTCCATAATATCTTCTATACATATTTTTCAAGGGCCAAATGTCCCACTTTCACTTACAAATGAAATGTGTTTAAAGCAATCATGAGGGATGTAATTCATGACACCTGACAGCACAAGACCTGAGGAACTACACGTTGACTACTGTGTGACGCGTCTCTCTCTGTATACAcaaaagaattttctaaaaagCAGTACAAAACATGTTTAGGGATAAagattaaaaactgaaaagaaaacacacatgCGTAAGAAAACCCCCCAAATGTAACTCCCTGAGAACTAGAAAAATCCGAGTACCTTTGCTGTACTTGGATGGAACAGAACTGCCCACACTCCACTCTCTATTTTCGGCACGTCGATGTTTCTAAAACTCACAGTTCCCTACTTCACTCCACGCGGCTCCTCTCCTGAGCGCGGCGCGGCAACGCGGAGGACCACGGTCTGCTCCGGGCCGCGCGGAAGGGCCGGGCGAGGCGCTGCCGGTGCAGGCGGCTCGGACCGGAGGAGCCGCGCGGCTAACCGGGGGGCGCCTCCGGGGAGGGTCTCCGCGACCCCGCACGTGAGAGGGTGGGGGAAGCCCAGGCGGGGCCGGCGCAGCGGACCGCTACTCACCCCGAGGCGCTGCGGGGCCGCGGCCACGGGGAACGGCCCGGCAAGGCCAGGGAACCCAGTGAGAGAAGGGGTCCCGGATCCGCCTTCCTCCGCCGGCAGCCGGGCGCCGGTGGGGCCAGGACCGCGGCTTTGCGGCTGGTCCCGAGAAAGCGCAGGGCCGAGGCGCAGCCACAGGTGGGCCGGCGGCAGGGCCGCGCGCCTCGGCCAGGGGCGGGGGACGCCCACGAGGGGCGGCGGCGCCCGCATGCCCGCGCCGGCGCACCCCCTGCAGTCCCCGGCGGCGAGAAGGGAAAGGACCGCGTGAAACGCGCCCGAGCTCCGAGCTGGGGCCACGTACGGCGCCTGCACACCCGCAGGCAGGCCGAGACCGAGCCGGGACGGGCTGAGGGGCCGCGGCGCCTCGGCAGAAGCGCGGGCAGAGGGCACCCGGGACCCGGCTCCCGAGGCCTCCCGGCCGAGGCCGGCTCACGGGCCCGCGGCAGAGGTCCAGACGCGTCCATCGCCTCCTCAGCCTCGCCCTCGCTTCGCCACGTCTTCCCAGAACTTCCGCCCTCACGCGAGGCGCGCCCATTCTGAGGGCTTCGTACTCGGCCCGAGCTTCCCTGCTCAGCGGCAGGGGAGCACCGCCTGCCGCAGCCTGTTTCCTCGCCACCTGGCACCCGGCGGACGCTGAAGAGAAGCGAGGGGAGCCTGAGACATCGCGAGGCTCGACGGTCCCGCCGCGGCCTTTGCCTGCCGGAAGCGGAAGTCGGTGGTGAGCGGGCCCTGCCGGAAGTGACTCCGTTGCCTTGGAGCGGTGTGGGGGTCTGGACGTCCCCTGACCGAGTTGTGGCCGAGGCGGTTTCTTCTGCGTGTCTCGCCGGCGGCGTCGGGCCGGTGGTGGGTAGACGCCGCCCTCAGCTGGTGAGCCCCCACTCGGGGCAAGGGGAAGGCGCGAGCGGGCCGGGCGGAGCGCGCTGGGCCGGGCCGGGCGGAGCGCGCTGGGCCGAGCCGAGCGGCCGGCCTGGCGTCCTTGGTCTGCGCATCCCGAGTCTGGACTGTGGGAGACCGGGAGCCGCTGCCCTCTCGGCTCCTGCCCCGCCACTCGCCCACCCTCACGGCCAGTGCGTCGGTTTGCGGCAGAATACTCGAAGCCTTGACAAACAAGCCGTGGGTGCATCGAGGGAGCAGGACTGAAAACGCAGTCGATTCCAGCCTTTCTCTTAGTCTGCTGGTTTCCTGTGCTCACCCCCCTGGGCCGCGAACTCCGTTCCGGGGACTCGTTTCCAGAGGGTCTGCGCCTCTCCTAGTGATGAACGAGTGAGTAGTGTTCCAGCACACATCCGAAAGGCTGTGCCCTTTATTCAAAAGGGAAGATGCCTTGGGACGGTATTATTCGCGCTCGAGGTAGCCTGGCTTCAAGGCCGGAGGCTGCGGctcctcctctggctctggagGAGACTGAGTTTCGGGTGGTGGCCGTGGAGGTGTTCGGAGCACTAATAATTCATTGACCAAGGCCCTGGTGTTGTTTCGCCTACCCCAGGTTTTTAGGGTTTCCTTCAGTGAAGTTCTGTTTTTCTCCCACAGATTTTAAGAACCTAAGTATTAAACAAGACAGCTGCCTCAAATCCCTGAGGTAGGTAAACATGGGATCAACTGAAATTCCATCCTAATATGAATAATGTAAAGATAACATTTGTTACCTCATGTTGGAGGGGGACAGAACATAAAAATGGTGATTTTTACTGCCCATCTTGATTAGGTGTGGGTCATCTTTATAGTGATTTCTGTAAAAATCGAGGTACGTTTTTCATtagctgaatttattttaaactcaCTTTGGATTTTGAGTGGTTGACATCATTTGGCCACATTGAAAGTCTGGTATTTGTTGAGATAGCAGCAGCAGTCTGGGAGGTAGAAAGTCTGGATAGTGTTTCTTGCATCTACACCATAACCTTGGTTAAATTTTGGAAGTATGGaaataatattctaaatattaaatattattctaaatattagaaataatattctaaatattatttgctctttttttttttaagttttattcacacaaccTACAacccatcctaagtgtacagtcagtggctgtTGATAGAatcacacagttatgcattcaccaccataattaatactagaacattctcatttcttccctgggggaaaaaaaatcccatacctattttttctccttattattgacatttagttttggtatagtacctttgttacaattaatgaaagaatattgcgATGTCACGTTAACAGACCTTAATTTGCAgtaatttttttccccacattccACCCTATTAACACAGTAATAATGACGTTTGTTccagttcatgtaagaactttcttatatttgtacaattaaccagtgtcatcatacactctaggttttgctaaattaAATAGTCCCAGGTTTtctcctctagctttccttctggtgacatacatgactctagccttcctcttgcaaccatactcacactcagctttggtaattacacttacagtattgtgctgtcatcacacaatattgtgctattcatttccgAACATTTACAATCAGTGTTATTAAACATTCTTTACTTTTAAGCAtcattgcccaatctctacccacttTTTATCTACTGATAACTTCGGCTCTCAAATTTAACTCCtggagtttgctcattatagttaatattagtgagatgatgcaatatttgtccttttgattctggcttatttcactcaaatgtAATGTCCTCAgagttcatccacgttgttgtaTGCGTcatcacttccttccttcttatagctgcatTGTGTTCTatcacatgcacacaccacagtttgtttatgcGCTCATCAGTTGattgacatttgggctgtttccatcttttggcaattgtgaataatgccactataaacattggtgtgcacatgtctatttatgtccttgttttcagttcttccgagtatatacctagtaacgtATATTCCTggtaatgggattgccagatcatgtggctgttctatacttggcttcatgaggaactgtcaaactgccttccagagcggcTGCACCTCTCTGTGTTCCCACTCATAGTGAATAAGTATACTTATTGTTCTATATCCTCTCCACCACTTGTGGtattttggctttaaaaaaaattttttttttttcttcagtaatggccattctggtgggtatgaaatggtgtctcattgtggttttgatttgcatttccctaatagctattggaattgagcatattttcatatgatttttagccatttgtatttcctctttggaaaagtatctatccatgtcttttgcccattttttaattgggttgtttgtctttttgttcttgagttataggatttcttcatgtagtctggatattaaactcttatcagatatgtggtttttgaatattttccctGATTGAATAGGCTGTCGTTTTACTTTCTACATGTGTTTTAAGGATTTGAAGAAAAGACAAACTAATAGTTTTTGTTAATGAAGAAGCAGTCTTCCAATAGCAAGCACATCTCTTTACCATAAACTTTTTATTAGAAGTTGAAATAATACAGGAAAAAACCCAGTTTTTAGATGTCAGATAAAAGGAAGATTTGGTTTCAAAGTTTCAGCATAATGCCCTATTTGCCCTAAGTTACAAAACAAGTTTTAGGAATCTTGAGGCAAGGGGCAGAAAGGTGAGTTTTTAGTTAGAGAAAGTAAGGATGGGAATGCTGATCAGTACCTGGGCAAGGAAGACTGGGAAGTGAGGGCTTTCTGCAGAGTCCTCCTAGGGCTGGCTCCAAGGCCTTGAATGAAGATGGAAAGAAGTCAACTGTTCCTGGTTCCTCGAGGATTAGGCCTTCTGAGGCTTAAATCTTTTCCTAGAGGCAGAGGGCTGTCTGATAAAGTGGAGGTCTTGGTTAAGAAATACTACTAGTTGAGTGAATCCATGATCGACCTGGTAAAACCCAGCTGATACAGATTTCAGTTTTTATAGCTATCAGATAAAATCTTATCTATAgtagttatttttcatttgtctcaagatctggaataagaatccagtgaatataattaatataaagtaATTATCCTAGACTTTAATAGCTGTGCATTTAAATACCtttcaaacattttctattttcatgtCTCTCAAcatattttcagtctttcctctttttattggCTCCTTTCTCATCTCTTATAAGCAAGTTCAGATACCCTATCCTAGGAAAACCAAGAGATAAACTGCTTAGTAATCCTTAACTACTATCCTATCTTTCTCCTTTTTAGCCAGGCTTCTTGAAATCTTAGTTTATACTGTCCCTTTCATTTGCTTCTCAAATCAATTTCAGTCCTGCTTCAATCTCCACTATTCAGTCACCTCCCAGTGGTAaatccagtttttttcttttgcttctttatcaCTGTACCACTTGCCACTGCTGGCCATTCGCTCAGTATTCTCTTGGCTTCTATGATAATCTTCAGGTTCTCCTCTTATCTTTTCTTCATCTTGTCTTTAAATATTGATGTTCTCCGGGATTTTGTTCCATTATCCTCTGATTTCACATTTTCTGGTAGGAATCATATCCATTCTCACAGCATTAACCACCAACAAAATTTCTGATGACTCCAATAGTCATCTTCAGCACAGCTTTCACATAGTTAACTGTGAACTGACTCTCTGTTTGGATGTAGGGACTACAGCTAACTTCAAACCCAAGCGTGTGCTTTAGTTCCCCCTTCTTCCTGGCACTATAATCTAATTTATTTGGACAGAAGCCTAAAAGTTatcctttatttccccctcaCCTCCTGCATCTATTCAATGATACATTCCTCCTAGAATTCTTTTAAAACTAATCTCAGTCCATGCCCCAGATTAAGCCCTCAGCATGTCATGTAAATTACTGCAGTTATCTGCTGTGGTCTGATTTCACTAATCTATTTTCCTGTTAGAAAAGTGAACCTTCTAAAATAGTAAATTTGATTTTAGACTTCCTgcttaaaacaaaaccaaaccttCATTTTTCCCCCATTGCCTACAAGAAAAAGTGCAAAGTAATTTGTGTTGCTTTTCGAGATTTAACCTCTGCCTACCTGGCCAGTCTCATCTCTTGACATTCCCTGTTCTCTTTATATTTGCACCATATCTGTTTCTTCTAGTCTGGgagctctttgagggcagggTCCATGATGGCTCCTGGTTAGGACAATGCCTGGAAGAAAATTGtcaagaaatgttgaatgtcTAAAGTCTAACTGAGCTTTAAAACTACATAGGGACAGCTATGAATACGCTGTCTAaaatagtttactttttttttgtatgctgtatgggcgggatcacatttcattctttttccatgtaagtatcccgttattgcagcaccatttgttgaggtttttttgtctgtctgtttgcttttgtttgtttgtgcttgggaagtgcatgggccaggaatcaatcCTGGGCCTCCCATGTggtgggcgagaattctaccactgaactacccttgcacccccttcacttgtttttttattaacTGGTAAGACagtattaatttcttaaaaatgactAATTAGAAACTATACAGGATTTCAGGATGACTGATACTTCTGAAGCTGTTCCGAATTTTGAAGAGATGTTTGCCAGTAGATTTTCAGAGGATGACAAGGAGTACCAGGAATATCTGAGACGACCTCCTCAGACCCCTCCAGTTGTTGAAGACTGGAATAGCAGAGCTGGAGGGACCCAGAGAAACAGAGGAAATCGGTATGTATTACTTGTGAAGAATAGGGGCTGACTGGGGAAGAATAGCTTTATTCTGTTCTGGAATAGCTAGGCTGAGGCCCGTGAGGACAGGGACCAGCGTGCTGTTGAGAATGACGCACCGAGGCCCTAGTGACAGCGCCTGGCACTGACTAAGTGCCTGAAAAACACTGCTTTAATGTTTTGTCAGCACCGTATTTTTCTCTCTTGCTGTTCaattgtgtatatgtgttttaatgtttttaaaaatgttccttcTATGGGCTAagcaatatattattttctttgcaaatatacaaaaaaatcctcCACAGAATCCCTGCatgtttccacaaaactccataaagaggGTGTCATTTTGGTTTTACTTCAGgtttataaaatggaaacaacttaTATCTAATATTTCAGCATTATCAAAATAATCAATTGCCATATGGCTTTTGTGCAACTGAATTGGTTTCAGTTGATTCAGAACTGTTTTACTGGTTTGTGTTGTAGTCTGTCTGTTTCTCTGTGAAGTGTGCCCACCAATGCTGGAAAAATGCCTTAGATCTTAGAAAAGCTTCGAGCGAGTGATGCTGTAATGTTCTTACAGAGAAAAATGCTTTTACTCTCTTGTTTGTTGAGGATTAGCTTGAGAAATCAAGTGTACTAGATAGATTTGTCATGTTTCTAAAAGGGAAGtttaaaaaccattttgttttgttgtaggTTGCAAGATAACCGACAGTTTAGAGGTAGGGATAGCAGACGGGGGTGGCCAAGTGACAATCGCTCCAATCAGTGGCATGGACGCTTCTGGGGCGACAGCTACCAGCAGCACCGACGAGAACCCCCCTACCCTCCCCAGTATGGACACTACGGCTACAGTCAGCGGCCTCCCTACGGTCACGGCTACTACTGAATTTCTGCCATTCACTTCAGCCACAGAAGTCTGAGTGTGTCTTCATTTGGTTAAAGTTTCACATCTGATTTTAGAGAGTAGATTATTAATTTTTTGCAacttgagactttttttttttttaaatagatgttACTAGAGAGATGTGGTGGTAGCTGGGAATAAATCGTCCCCTAACAAGGTTGTGGATTATATTGCTTGAACTTCTACCCCAGATTCATCTGTTTTACAACTTAATGTGTTTTGagtttggtattttttttccatgtctgACCTTCAGGAGTTCTTTGTtttacacagaaataaaaacttttaactaGAAAATACTTGCTTTTCCTTTGTAATATAAGAGAGtatccagggcgggccacggtggctcagtaggcaggaatgcttgcctgcgatgccagaggacccgggttcgattcccggtgcctgcccatgttaaaaaaaaaaagagagagtatccATACACCCAGACATgctcatttctaaaattttacagATATTAGTACAATCACCTTATGGATGCACAGCTATGCTTACTTGTAATATATTGTACATACCACTCGCagttagaagataaaaataatgtaCTTTGTGTATGATTATTGGTTCTACAGGTTTGAGTCACCTCCACATTCACTTCAGGCTCTTTTTGTAGGGAAATTAAGAATAAAGCTGTAAAATGAGGAAGGAATTACTTTCAGTTTCAGTGTCTATTGATGTGGTAGGTGGGATTAGGGCATACATCGTTTTCTGTAAACTAGGCTTTTTGCTAACTTAAATATAGGGGTCAaaattcatacatcatacaaatgTTTACCTGTAATGATAAATAATGGTGTATTTTGACTCTCTACTCTTATTGCATTTAATGTTGGTTCATTTTGCAATGTTCTCTTTACTTCCAAATGTGTACCTTTGCTGCTTGCTTTTCTAGAAATACAGTGTTGCTGTAAATGACTCTGAGTGATCATTGTATTCCATATTATTTAAATGGTCATGATACTTCCATATAAAATTGAGCACCTTTATTCCCAAGTTTTGGAGTTATCCCATTCATCattgtgctgagatgaggtttttgatttttttattaactgtCCTTCATATCTGTTGGAAAGGGTTTATTTGATTTAAGGGTAATATCAAAAGTACAAATTTTTTCTTAGGTCATAGGAATTAAAAAGCACCTTCCTAAATCTGCCTTCTGCTGCCTTCTCTCTCAGCACCCCATTTTAGGTCCTTGAGGTTGACTCCTCTTGGTACTTACCCATGTTGGGGTTCTTTCCCCACCGTTCCCCTTCCTGAAGAATCATACTTTCACATAACTGTTTTCTTGGGAAGGGTCTAATAAACCAGTTCACACTGGTTTGTAAATAAAAAGATGATAAGGGAAGGATTTTTCCTGCATTCCTCTAATTACATCAGCCAGCAACAAGCTCGACTATAAATATTTAGTCTAGAGAGGCTAGACTGTCCTGATTGCAACCCAAGATCTCCGAAAGCAGCGGGTGTTCAAAATACTTGTCAGCTGCTAAAGCCCAGGCACTGACAGGTCAGGACAATGGTTGGTCATAGCTTTGGAGTAGGATCCTGAGGGCCCTTTGCTGTGCCAGCTGTTTACATTTGTTAGGGGAATCTGTGGGCCCAAGGGGCAGTGTGGGAGCAGGGGATGTCTCTCTGGAATCTCAGAAGAGGTTATTTTCCAacagtatttaaatattttagtacCTAGTATAAATGGGGGGCCTGTGGCCTATTAGCCCTACTTGAAAGAATAGTCCACCCCTTCGATGGTGGCTTATCAAGGTGcaggatttagttcatcctctagagcagctagtaaatagcaggaacaggacagaacaacaGCTGGGGCCAAATTAGTGACTGGACATACAGCATACTCCAGTCCGGACACGCTGGACctgctgcgagcccccccagaaccctgcgtcccccaagccatggtggccagtgcctctccccaacaggctgcttcccaggggctgagcccaaccaaactcgaattgtggaactaattaacaaattctgactactaaaaataggcccccagctcagccgaAACCTAGAAAAggtaaagttactagtttttaccccagtgcagagggggcagagctgaggTGGGGAGGAAACCCAGAAGTTTTTTTgatcggacagcacaaaatacttgtaaaagatctggaccctaaaaaaaaaaacagaggggacacataggacctgaagatacTTAGAGCAAagtatcaacttaagctcttgattaacaaacagGAGGAAtggggtcctactctgaaaaggggtttttttccctttgtttctacCACTTAAAAC
This genomic stretch from Tamandua tetradactyla isolate mTamTet1 chromosome 12, mTamTet1.pri, whole genome shotgun sequence harbors:
- the RAMAC gene encoding RNA guanine-N7 methyltransferase activating subunit, with protein sequence MTDTSEAVPNFEEMFASRFSEDDKEYQEYLRRPPQTPPVVEDWNSRAGGTQRNRGNRLQDNRQFRGRDSRRGWPSDNRSNQWHGRFWGDSYQQHRREPPYPPQYGHYGYSQRPPYGHGYY